A stretch of the Sulfurospirillum sp. UCH001 genome encodes the following:
- a CDS encoding flagellar hook-length control protein FliK produces MDVTTASLLANQLQTLDPKATAKENATKIIQDSADIPLSLSAQKSTTTPNNAQEVVGQLLSTAVSEAKSKSAIFEILQNNQLFKNMGNFAEDIKSLTSLIKLDSSITKPLALLQLFSKNIEQVDVKMLQEQIKNSGIFFESKLANIVTQKGVAETIQTLTLELKEHFSSTSTAVSPIAKEITVIMDRLNTLQELSSKEAQISLKSLLDLFRQSIKKELTSETIPMFKEVYQTVQKLDYAIEQMDLINSKIDNYPPSMKVEEHFTTQVKVLLEQIKENLSTLQLDDLQPKIDQLLTKETLLKQGNTTTPLLTNDALESVTNEVKQEIVHSPTQSLLKNDNSIDETHLLTKEAIKAPEQSISPTSLATALSSNTNFQKSSETVEEALKMVVNRLKQQIEILDTKTIQQANFVDKSAILEQKIHSLIKPELFVGKAMTQKLSLDPTDVELLSDMKGVLTKLNDSLAPTPQNREALEITNRLLTQIEYHQLFSYVSSSTHLYIPFSWDGLNGGSMMMKQTSDEKFHCQIDLDLEQYGKLNMMLLLSGEKYIDISIAAQKKELGEKITQQLVELKRALNEVGLITGTVKMLEYKDVSAVKNDYFSGEKLQFGINIKI; encoded by the coding sequence ATGGACGTTACAACGGCTTCACTGCTTGCTAATCAGCTTCAGACACTGGATCCAAAAGCAACAGCCAAAGAAAATGCTACCAAAATTATCCAAGATAGTGCTGATATTCCCTTATCACTCAGTGCACAAAAAAGTACAACAACACCCAATAATGCACAAGAAGTTGTTGGGCAGCTTTTAAGCACTGCTGTCAGTGAAGCAAAATCTAAAAGTGCCATTTTTGAAATTTTGCAAAATAACCAATTGTTTAAAAATATGGGTAATTTTGCAGAAGATATCAAGAGTTTAACGTCTCTTATTAAACTTGATTCATCGATTACTAAGCCACTAGCTCTCTTACAACTTTTTTCTAAAAATATTGAGCAAGTAGATGTCAAGATGCTTCAAGAACAAATAAAGAATTCAGGTATTTTTTTTGAATCAAAGTTAGCTAACATTGTTACTCAAAAAGGTGTTGCAGAAACAATTCAGACACTTACATTAGAGCTAAAAGAGCATTTTAGTAGTACCAGTACAGCAGTGAGCCCTATTGCCAAAGAAATTACTGTAATTATGGATCGACTCAATACTTTGCAAGAACTTTCATCAAAAGAGGCTCAAATAAGCCTTAAAAGCCTACTTGACCTTTTTCGTCAAAGCATTAAAAAAGAGCTTACATCTGAGACTATTCCTATGTTTAAAGAGGTCTATCAAACGGTTCAAAAGCTTGATTATGCCATTGAACAGATGGATCTTATTAACTCAAAAATTGATAATTATCCTCCGAGTATGAAAGTAGAAGAACATTTTACGACACAGGTAAAAGTGTTGTTAGAGCAGATAAAAGAGAATTTGAGTACTTTACAGTTAGATGACTTACAACCGAAGATTGATCAATTACTTACTAAAGAAACGTTATTAAAACAAGGCAATACTACAACTCCTCTTCTAACAAACGATGCGTTAGAAAGTGTTACTAACGAAGTTAAACAAGAAATTGTTCATTCCCCTACTCAATCACTGTTAAAGAATGATAATTCGATTGATGAAACACATTTACTCACTAAAGAAGCGATCAAAGCACCAGAACAAAGTATATCTCCTACTTCATTAGCGACAGCACTAAGCAGCAATACAAATTTTCAGAAATCTTCTGAAACAGTCGAAGAAGCGCTTAAGATGGTTGTAAATCGCCTTAAGCAGCAGATCGAAATTTTGGATACTAAAACAATTCAGCAGGCTAATTTTGTCGATAAAAGTGCAATTTTGGAACAAAAAATTCATAGCTTGATTAAACCAGAGCTTTTTGTAGGTAAAGCTATGACGCAGAAACTTTCACTGGACCCAACAGATGTTGAACTATTGAGTGACATGAAAGGTGTCTTAACAAAGTTGAATGATTCTTTGGCTCCAACACCTCAGAATCGAGAGGCATTGGAGATTACCAACCGATTATTGACACAAATTGAGTACCATCAACTTTTTTCTTATGTGAGTAGCTCAACGCATCTTTACATTCCTTTTAGCTGGGATGGGCTAAATGGAGGCTCGATGATGATGAAACAAACGAGCGATGAGAAGTTTCATTGTCAGATTGATCTTGATTTAGAACAGTATGGGAAGCTTAATATGATGCTTTTGCTTTCAGGAGAAAAGTATATTGATATTTCTATTGCAGCTCAAAAAAAAGAGTTAGGCGAAAAAATTACACAACAATTAGTTGAACTTAAGCGTGCTTTAAATGAGGTAGGACTCATTACGGGTACTGTAAAAATGTTAGAATATAAAGACGTAAGTGCCGTTAAAAATGACTATTTTAGTGGCGAGAAGCTTCAATTTGGGATTAATATTAAGATATGA
- a CDS encoding EscU/YscU/HrcU family type III secretion system export apparatus switch protein has protein sequence MNTPTPKPQKAVALKYDREKSGAPKVIASGKGEVANNIIKLAQEHDIFIKKDADLVELLSKIELNKEIPPMLYKAVAEVFSFIYKITDDKRK, from the coding sequence ATGAATACACCAACACCAAAACCTCAAAAAGCTGTTGCTCTTAAATACGATCGTGAAAAAAGTGGTGCACCCAAAGTGATTGCTTCTGGTAAAGGCGAGGTAGCCAATAATATTATCAAGTTAGCGCAAGAACACGATATTTTTATTAAAAAAGACGCAGATTTGGTGGAACTTCTCTCCAAGATAGAGCTTAACAAGGAAATCCCACCGATGTTGTATAAAGCGGTTGCCGAGGTTTTTAGCTTCATCTACAAAATTACAGATGATAAGCGCAAATAA
- a CDS encoding YdcF family protein, with translation MSSVYILSKLFTYLVLPPGIFIILFLLAAFYAKRFRLFFIANAIIFYLLSNSYVSDWLLRPLEDPFNQNIVKTPVDAVIVLGGGHTQGVANLPLSSDAYKRMMWGLMVAKSNNLPLLFSGGGTQKEYLESDAFLDSLKELKLYLEIATPTSKSLSTKEFSLHVEDKSLDTYQNAEFSKVAFEKAGLKEPTIYLVTSAYHMKRSIRLYEHFGFKVIPAATNFKINHRAKDMWDYLPNAHSLYKSYIALHEYVGLLSLKVRGI, from the coding sequence ATGAGTAGCGTTTATATTCTCTCAAAGCTTTTTACATACCTGGTGCTACCACCAGGTATTTTTATTATTCTTTTTCTCCTTGCTGCTTTCTATGCAAAACGTTTTCGACTCTTTTTTATAGCCAATGCCATTATTTTTTATCTTTTAAGCAACTCTTATGTCTCAGATTGGCTTTTAAGGCCATTGGAAGATCCTTTTAACCAAAACATTGTCAAGACACCTGTAGATGCTGTTATTGTGCTTGGAGGAGGGCATACGCAAGGTGTTGCGAATCTACCACTTAGTAGTGATGCATATAAGCGTATGATGTGGGGACTCATGGTTGCAAAATCTAACAATCTTCCATTACTTTTTAGTGGTGGTGGAACGCAAAAAGAGTATTTAGAGAGTGATGCTTTTTTAGATAGTCTCAAAGAGTTGAAACTCTATCTTGAAATTGCTACACCAACTTCAAAAAGTCTAAGTACCAAAGAGTTTTCTTTGCATGTAGAAGACAAAAGTCTCGACACTTACCAAAATGCTGAATTCAGTAAAGTTGCTTTTGAAAAAGCAGGGCTTAAAGAGCCGACTATCTATCTTGTGACATCTGCGTATCACATGAAACGCTCAATTAGGCTTTATGAACACTTTGGATTTAAAGTGATTCCTGCAGCAACTAATTTTAAAATCAATCACAGAGCTAAAGATATGTGGGATTATCTTCCTAATGCACATTCACTTTACAAAAGCTATATTGCACTGCATGAGTATGTAGGGCTCTTAAGTCTAAAAGTACGAGGTATTTAG
- the purM gene encoding phosphoribosylformylglycinamidine cyclo-ligase — MSTVSYKDAGVDIDAGNQFVENIKPLVKSTFDKNVIGGIGSFAGAYELPTGYQKPVILGATDGVGTKLKLAIDSGIYETVGIDLVAMCANDLICNFGTPLFFLDYYAMSKLEIDAAVNIVKGIAEGCIQAECSLIGGETAEMPGMYHGKDFDLAGFAVGIAEKDEMNRLPHVKAGDVLIALPSSGVHSNGFSLVRKLFFDKLGYTFETEFNGKPLIETLLTPTRIYVKLFKALKSKINALAHITGGGIVENLPRVLPEGLQAHVYKSKIQTLPVFDFMSQYVEESEMHRTFNMGVGMILVVSPENVDDVLANSDGYVIGELKAGERSAIML, encoded by the coding sequence ATGAGCACTGTCAGCTACAAAGACGCTGGTGTCGATATAGACGCGGGAAACCAATTTGTCGAAAATATTAAACCACTAGTCAAATCTACTTTTGATAAAAATGTCATCGGAGGCATTGGCTCTTTTGCAGGTGCCTATGAGTTACCTACAGGGTATCAAAAACCTGTTATTTTAGGTGCAACGGATGGTGTTGGAACAAAACTTAAACTTGCTATTGATTCAGGAATTTATGAGACTGTTGGTATTGACCTTGTTGCTATGTGTGCAAATGATCTTATCTGTAACTTCGGTACACCACTTTTCTTCCTTGATTACTATGCTATGAGTAAACTCGAAATTGATGCTGCTGTAAACATTGTTAAAGGTATTGCAGAAGGTTGTATTCAAGCAGAGTGTTCACTCATTGGTGGAGAGACTGCTGAAATGCCAGGTATGTACCACGGTAAAGATTTTGATCTTGCAGGTTTTGCTGTTGGTATTGCTGAAAAAGATGAAATGAACCGCTTACCACACGTCAAAGCTGGTGATGTTCTCATTGCTCTTCCAAGTTCTGGCGTTCACTCTAATGGTTTTTCACTGGTACGTAAACTCTTCTTTGATAAGTTAGGTTATACATTTGAGACAGAGTTCAATGGTAAGCCACTCATTGAAACCCTTTTAACTCCAACACGCATCTATGTTAAGCTTTTTAAAGCACTTAAATCTAAAATCAACGCTTTAGCACACATCACAGGCGGTGGTATCGTTGAAAACCTTCCTCGTGTTCTTCCTGAAGGCTTACAAGCACACGTCTATAAATCAAAAATCCAAACACTCCCTGTCTTTGACTTTATGAGCCAATACGTAGAAGAAAGCGAAATGCATCGTACCTTCAATATGGGCGTAGGCATGATCCTCGTTGTTAGCCCTGAAAATGTCGATGATGTACTTGCAAACAGTGATGGCTATGTCATCGGTGAGCTTAAAGCTGGCGAACGTAGTGCCATTATGCTCTAA
- the coaE gene encoding dephospho-CoA kinase (Dephospho-CoA kinase (CoaE) performs the final step in coenzyme A biosynthesis.), with product MAYEHAIVLTGSIGTGKSTVSSMLQHHGFEVIDADKISKEILPLHVEEVRALFGENVIVDGRIDRKALGEIIFNDKNEREKLNALMRPLIREEIFRRSELLEVKQKPYIIDIPLYYESEGYDCKLVVVVYAPVEVQRKRLMVRENFTKEEAQKRIDAQISIEEKKILADFLINNSFDMKFLESEIEKFIKFVRGKYANCKI from the coding sequence ATGGCGTATGAACATGCAATCGTTCTTACAGGCAGTATTGGAACAGGAAAGAGCACAGTTTCATCCATGTTGCAACATCATGGATTTGAAGTCATTGATGCCGATAAAATTTCAAAAGAGATTTTGCCTTTACACGTAGAAGAAGTAAGAGCGCTGTTTGGTGAGAATGTGATTGTCGATGGGCGTATTGATAGAAAAGCCCTCGGTGAAATTATTTTTAATGATAAAAATGAGCGTGAAAAGCTTAATGCTCTGATGCGACCATTGATTCGCGAAGAGATTTTTCGTCGAAGTGAACTTTTAGAAGTGAAACAGAAGCCTTACATTATCGATATACCTCTTTATTACGAGAGTGAAGGATACGACTGCAAATTGGTCGTTGTTGTTTATGCACCTGTTGAGGTTCAGCGTAAGCGATTAATGGTACGAGAGAATTTCACTAAAGAAGAAGCACAAAAGCGAATTGATGCGCAGATTAGTATTGAAGAGAAGAAGATCTTAGCCGATTTTCTTATTAATAACTCTTTTGATATGAAATTTCTAGAGAGTGAAATCGAAAAATTTATCAAATTTGTACGGGGAAAATATGCAAATTGCAAAATATAA